In the genome of Luteitalea pratensis, the window GTAGTGCGTGGTGACCAGCACGGTCATGCCACGATCCGCGGCGAGCTCGTAGATGAGATCCCAGAACATGCGCCGCCCGACCGGGTCGACTCCGCCTGTCGGCTCGTCGAGGAAGAGCAGTTCCGGTTCGTGCAGCAGCGCGGCGGCGAGTGCCACGCGCTGCCGCAACCCGGTTGACAGGCCTTCGGTGAGCACGCGCCGCACCTCCTGGAACCGTAGCCGATCGGCGAGCGCGTCGATGCGGTCCAGCAGGGAGGCGCCACGCAGGCCGTAGACCGACCCGAAGAAGCGCAGGTTCTCCTCGACGGTGAGATCGAGGTACAGCGAGAACTTCTGGCTCATGTAGCCGAGCCGCCGCTTCCAGGCATCGGTGTTGGTCGCGAGCTGGATGCCGCCAAAGCCCGTAATCGTTCCAGAGGACGGTGCGAGCAGGCCGGCCAGCATGCGGATCGTCGTGGACTTGCCCGAGCCGTTGGGGCCAAGGAAGCCGAACACGCGCCCGCGGGGAATGTCGACGTCGACGTTGCGCACCGCAACGAAACTGCCGAAGCGGCGCGTGAGCTGGCGAGCCGAGACGAGCACGTCTTGAGCCTGGGCCGTCATGCCACTGCCTCCGCTTCGCGTGCGTGCTGCTCGCTGTGCCAGACGAAGACGTCCTCGAGTGACGGCGCAAGCACGCGCACGTCGCCGGCGCCGACGGCGTCGCCCAGCGCCTGGCGGACTTCTGCGAGCAGTGCCGGCCCTTCGCCGGTGCGACCGCGGACGTGCAGGCGCGTGCCGAACAGTGAGACGTCGTCCACGCCGGGCAGCGCCGCGAGGCGTCGACGCAGTTGCATGCGGTCGTGGCTGCGCACCTCGACGAGCGCTCGCGGATAGTCCCCGACAATCGCCTCGCGGGTACCGATGGCAGTGATTTGCCCGCGATCGAGGAACGCCAATCGTGACGCGTACTCGGCTTCGTCCATGTACGGCGTCGAGACGAGCAGTGTCAGCCCTTCGTGATGCAGCTGGTTCAGCAGGATCCAGAACTCGCGCCGGGACACGGGATCGACGCCGGTCGTCGGCTCGTCGAGCAGCAGCAGTTCCGGTTGCGTCATGAGGGCGCTGACGAGGGCGAGCTTCTGTTTCATGCCCCCGGACAGCGCCCCGGCGAGCCGCGTGCGAAAGCGGTCGAGCCCGACCCGCGCGAGCAGGTCGGCCGTTCGCGTCTTCGCAAGCGCATCGGGCACGTCGTAGAGGCGCGCCCGCAGGTGCAGGTTCTCGTCGATGGTCAGATCTTCGTAGAGCGAGAACCGCTGCGGCACGAGGCCAAAGGTGCGAACACCGTTCACCTCTACGCGCCCGCTCGACGGTGTCACCAGCCCCGCCACCAGCCGGAAGAACGTCGTCTTGCCGGCGCCGTCTGGGCCGAGCAGGGCGAACAGTTCGCCGCGCTGGATGGAGATCGTCAATCCGCGCAGCGCCTCGACGGCACCGAAGCGCATGGTGAGATCGGTGGCTTCGATCATCGCGCTCACGGCGTGCCTCCCGGAGTGGCGGGTGCCGGGACGATCACCTCGGCCGGCTGACCCGGCACGAGCGGCACTTTCCACCCGCCGTCGAGATCGACCTTCGCGGCGTACACCAGGTTCACCCGCTCGGCACGGGTTTCCACGGCCTTCGGCGTGAATTCGGCGTTCGGCGAGATCTCGGTGACCCGCGCCGCAAACGTCTGGCCCGGATGCGCATCCACCTGCACCTGCACCGCCTGTCCCTGTCGGACCTGGCCGAGTCGCGCCTCGGGAATGAACGTGCGCACGTACAGACGCGACTCCAGTCCCAGCGTCACCGCGGATTGGCCCGGACCGAGCAATGCTCCCGGCTCCACGAGCCGATGCAGGACGACGGCATCGCTCGGCGCGCGCAATTCGGCCTCCCGGACGACGATGTCGGACTGGGCCTTGACGCGCTGCGCACGTCCGAGTTCGGCCTCGGCCTGTTTTGTCTGCCACTGCCGGAATCCCTGCTGCACGAGCCGCAGTCGCTGCGTCGCCGCCTCGAGTGCCGCTTTCGCGCGTTCGACGTCGGACGCGGCCCTCTCGAGATCGCGCTGGGTCCCGACCCGCTTCTCGCGGAGGACCTGCTGCCGCGCGAGTTCCTCACGGGCCAGCGACAGCGCCGCGACACGATCGACACGCTCGGCGTCCGCGG includes:
- a CDS encoding ABC transporter ATP-binding protein; the encoded protein is MTAQAQDVLVSARQLTRRFGSFVAVRNVDVDIPRGRVFGFLGPNGSGKSTTIRMLAGLLAPSSGTITGFGGIQLATNTDAWKRRLGYMSQKFSLYLDLTVEENLRFFGSVYGLRGASLLDRIDALADRLRFQEVRRVLTEGLSTGLRQRVALAAALLHEPELLFLDEPTGGVDPVGRRMFWDLIYELAADRGMTVLVTTHYMDEAEQCDRLAFILDGELIADGSPLDLKSHLAGRLFEVVVEHDAFGALETLRSQQQFEDVYLAGRHLRAVLRAEARDAALAPLAAIGRPESAEPSLEDVFVSLARKRSTSSGEAA
- a CDS encoding ABC transporter ATP-binding protein, with amino-acid sequence MIEATDLTMRFGAVEALRGLTISIQRGELFALLGPDGAGKTTFFRLVAGLVTPSSGRVEVNGVRTFGLVPQRFSLYEDLTIDENLHLRARLYDVPDALAKTRTADLLARVGLDRFRTRLAGALSGGMKQKLALVSALMTQPELLLLDEPTTGVDPVSRREFWILLNQLHHEGLTLLVSTPYMDEAEYASRLAFLDRGQITAIGTREAIVGDYPRALVEVRSHDRMQLRRRLAALPGVDDVSLFGTRLHVRGRTGEGPALLAEVRQALGDAVGAGDVRVLAPSLEDVFVWHSEQHAREAEAVA
- a CDS encoding HlyD family secretion protein — translated: MTRHCFAPLAALTVVATVVTLGGCRRGPADERVHLNGRIEAPLVDIAPRIQGRVVEVLVREGDRVKAGDLLVRLDLAEVALAPDRDAQSVTAAEARVRDLSSGSRSAEIATADAERVDRVAALSLAREELARQQVLREKRVGTQRDLERAASDVERAKAALEAATQRLRLVQQGFRQWQTKQAEAELGRAQRVKAQSDIVVREAELRAPSDAVVLHRLVEPGALLGPGQSAVTLGLESRLYVRTFIPEARLGQVRQGQAVQVQVDAHPGQTFAARVTEISPNAEFTPKAVETRAERVNLVYAAKVDLDGGWKVPLVPGQPAEVIVPAPATPGGTP